DNA from Marinagarivorans cellulosilyticus:
TTTACCCAGAACATTATCAACCACAGAGGTTATGCGGCTGGGTTTATGGTTTGGGCTGAGTAATTTTGAGCACATCATGGGTGAAAGTGACAGCGCAATAATGGAGGAAAAAGCAACCGCTGCCGACATGGCGATGGCGAACTCAGTAAAAAGTTTACCCAAGTCGCCTTCTAAAAAGGTAATGGGTAAAAAGACAGAAATTAATACGGCCGTGGTGGCAATTACCGCAAACGAGACTTGTCTTGCCCCTAAAAAAGCGGCGACTAATGGGGTTTCGCCTTCGGCAATTCGCCGGTGAATATTTTCGAGCATAACAATAGCGTCATCAACGACCATACCAATGGCCAATATCATGGCCAGTAGCGTAAGCAGGTTGATGGTAAAGCCGAGCATAAATAAAACAATAAATGTGCCCATTAATGAAACCGGTACGGTCACTGCGGGAATAAGTGTTGCGCGCACATCGCCTAAGAATAAAAAAATCACTACAATTACCAAACCCATTGCAATAAATAAGGTTTGGTAAACCTCTTTAATCGATTGCTCAATAAATACAGAGCTATCGTAGCTGGGTAAAAGCTCGGTGCCTTGCGGTAGATCTTGATTCACATCCTCTAACAATGCGCGTGCGGCGCGTGCTACTTCTAAGGTATTTGCGGTGGATTGTTTGGTAATGCCAACGCCGACCATGGGGACGCCATTGCCGCGAAACGATTTGCGGTGTTCCTCTGCGCCTAATTCAATACGGGCGACATCGCCTAAGCGCACAATATAATTATTGTTTTTGGTAATAACGATTTCTGATATTTGTTCTGGTGTGCGATAGGCGCGTTCTAGCCTAACGGTAAATTGGCGTTGCTCTGACTCTACACTACCGGCTGGTAGCTCGATATTTTCGCGGCGCAGTGCTTGTTCTATATCGGTGACGGTTAAGCTGCGTGCGGCCAGTGCATTGCGATCTAACCATATGCGCAGGGCGTAATCTAAGCCGCCGCCTACCCGTACACGGGCTACGCCATCTAGCACACTAAACCGGTCGATAAGGTAGCGGTTGGCGTAGTCTGTTAGCTCCAATAAATTCATTCGGTCGCTAACAAGGTTAAACCACATAATGGTGTCGTCATCGGCGCCGGCTTTAGAGACTTCCGGCGGGTCGACATCGGCGGGTAAGTTTTCAAGTACGCGTGCAACGCGGTCGCGCACATCATTAGCCGCGCCGTCGATATCGCGGTTAATATTAAATTCAATACTCACTCTCGAGCGTCCGTCTTCACTACTCGAAACAATATTTTTAATGCCTTCAATACCGGATATGCGATCTTCAATAATTTTGGTGATTCTGCGTTCTACTACGGCCGCTGCTGCGCCGCGATAATTGGTATCTACAGTAATTACGGGGGCATCGATATCGGGATATTCGCGCAAGGGTAGGCGGTCAAAGGCGACTAAACCAAAAGCCAAAATTAATAAACTAATTACCGATGCAAAGACGGGCCGCTTAACAGAGATGTCGGTAATAATCATGCGGCATTACTCCGCCACTCTTCGATTTGTGGGGAAACCTTAATGCCGGGTTGAACCTTTAGTAAACCTTGTAAAACTATGTTTTGGCCTGTTTTTAGGCCGTCAATAATTTCTACTTGGCCTTTTTGTCGCTCGCCAATTTTAACGGCGGTTTCGCTGGCCGTATTATTTTGGTCGATGGTGTAAACGAAGTGTTGGTCACCGCGCATAAATACCGCTTGCTCTGGTACCAATAGGGCTGGTCGCTGTGCATTAATAATATCGAGTGTTAGCAGCATGCCGGGGCGTAACTTTCGGCCTTCGTTAGATAGCGTAGCTCTAACGCGAATACTTCGGCTAACGGGGTCTACTCGGGAATCCAGTGTTTCTATAACACCCGTGAAATTTTCTTTAGGGTAAGCAGCACTATGAGCTGTTAATGTTTTCCCTGTGGTCATTAGGCTCAAATGTTTTTCGGGGACATCGAAGTTGATATGCAGTTTGTCGATAGCATCGAGGGTGGTAATCACATCGCCTGGGCGTGCTAGCGCGCCCACACTTAAATTGCGCAGGCCGAGTACGCCGTCAAAGGGAGCAACAAGCTGCCGCTCGGCGAGGCGAGCGTTTATTTCGGCAATGCGGGCACGGGCTTGGTCAATTAACGATTGCCGGCTGTCTAGCTCAGAAGACGGAATCGATTTTTTGCGCACAAGGTCTTCAATGCGGTCGTATTCGCGCAGTTGCTCTTTTAACTCGATCTGAGCACCTTGAAGCAGTGCTTGCTCCTCGGCTTTTTGCAGCTCCACCAAAACGGTACCTTGTGTTACCGATTGCCCTTCCTGCATAGGCAGGGCTGTAACTCGTTCGGTAATTGTACTGGTAACATCAATCGATTCGAGTGATTCGGTTGTGCCGATGGCTTGCAGGCTTTGCGTCATTGTCTTGGTTGTGACGGTGTGAAGCACAACCCCTGGCGCGCTATTGGGGCGCGGTTTTTCGCTTGTTGAGCTGTAATAGCGCCAGCCAACGGCCCCAAGTGTGATGACTAAAATCAAAAATCCAATGGTACGCATACATCCCCCAGGAATAAAAAGTCAGCACGATGAGAGCTGGTAGTTTTGTAAAGGTTCCATTGTGCCATGCTTTTAGGCAATTTTAATTAGGCCTTAGCCGGCACCCAAGCCTGATCATACGTAACGGTGCGCGCGCTGGGTTTGTGGAAGTATCTCTTTAGTTGCATTCTGATGAGGAGTTTTTGCTGTGCGGTGTTCCATAGGTGTGCGCTAGCGTTTGGGCCATGAGCCTAGCTAGCCCTTACTTAAGCGCCTAGGGCGTGCAAAAACTACTAAAGGACCACCACGATGGCAATAATTAAAAAGACTTTATTCACCGGCGCGCTGCTTATGCCCGCGACATATGCGCAGGCTCATATTTATTGGGATAGCAATGGCAATGTTCCCCCGCGCAACTTAACCGGAGTCAGTTGTGGTTCTCGAGGAGACTCCCCAGCCGTTTTTAAATCGGGCGCCCGTATTACAGTAACCTATAACGTGGCCGTCAAGCATGGCGATACCGTTAAGGTTGAGTTCTCTCCAGAAAACAGCGCAGGCTTTGATCAGCATGTTTTATTGGAAACACCAGCGGTGGCTGGCTTTAATGATGTGACAATTACATTGCCGGATATCGAGTGTAGCGATTGCACTTTAAGGGTTTGGGAATCTGGCTATCAATCTTGTGCGGATATTCAGCTTAGCGCCAGTGGTTTACACGATGGTAGCGGGGCAGATACGCAGCCACCTGCACAAGTTCATAATTTTTCTGCTCAAGTAGCCGATAAAAATATTGCGCTAAGCTGGGAAAATCCAGACGAGGATTTTTACAAAGTTATTATTTTTCAATCTGATACAGAGGTAATGTCCGCGCCAATTAATGGCAATAGTTACAATGCCGGTGACCAATGGGGCAGCGCTGTTGTGGTTTATTCCGGTAAAGCGAGTGATGTGGTTATCCCAGAACTTATGCGCAATACCGACTACTACTATAAAATTTTTACAGCGGATACAAGCTTGAATTATTCGGCAGGCACAGCATTGCAGGCAACGACAACAGACTTAGGTAATAGCCAGCCCGAAGCGACGCTTACAGTTATGCAAAATAATGTTATTACCGCGCAAGCACTTACCGGTGCTGGCAATGTTTATGTACAAGCGGCAATTCACGACTTTGATGTGGATGATTTTCATACCTTGGATTGGAGTGCAACCGATTACCGGTTAATGGATGTTAATAGCGAGGAAGCAATGTTTGAATTTGACCCAAGCCAATTAATGCCCGGCGATTATGCCGTCACTTTAACCGTAACCGACAATGGCAATCCTCCTTTTAGTGATACTCAAACAATTATGGTTAATGTTCAGCCTAGCGAGGTTAGCGCATCGAGTGAAGGCGCCGCTTTAGTTCCTGATGATAATGCTTCCGGTGGTAGCGTGAGCCTTTTGAGTTTAATTTTTATGGCGCTGTTGTCTTTAGGGTGCGGTATTAAAGGTTTGATTGGTATTAATAAAGGGCAACTATAAAATTAAATAATCACCGTTGGAATGTAAAAATCCGCCTTTACGGCGGATTTTTTATGGGCGCTATTCGCGCGAGTGATAACTTACATTGGCTAACTTAGTGGGGCGCGGGCACAGGGTCGTTAGCGTGCGGGTATACGTAGTCCATACCGCGGTTGGCTGCTGCCTTAGCGTGGCAGCTGGTACATGTTGGCGAAAGTGATGGCCCTTGTGATGTAATGCTGCTGGCATCGTTATTCAGAATAAACCACTCCCAATTGTTATTGGCTGGGTCGTAATCACCACCGCGTTTTACCATGGCAACAATTCGCGTTGTATTGCCTGTCGAATCAAAAACCTGTTTTACAAAAGTAGTGCCTACGGGGTATTGACCCTCTTTAAAAATATAGGGGCTAGCGTGGCCTTGCTTTTTGTAGGTTTTGCGATTGTGGCCACCGTGTACGGAGCCTGTGCCTTTTTCATCGCCAATTAATGGCCAGGTTTTAAAGTGTTTTAAATCGTGAATGGTTGTAGTGACTTCGCTGGGTTTTGTAAAACTATAATCAATGCCGGCGCTGCCTGTTGCTTTGGCATGGCATACATTGCAGGCGCCATTTTTTAATTCGGCAGAGCGCTTGCTAATTTTTCCTTCGTGCGTCAGTTCTAACCATTCCCAGCCGTTGTGGTCGGGGTTGAAGTTACCGCCGCGCTTAACCATGGCTAATACGCCGCCGGCATCTGCGAGTTTTTTAATGCCTTTGGTTGTGCTAAAGGTTTCCTTAATAATTACGCTGCCAATGGGGTAATAGGCATCGTGCAGCATTTTATGGGCTTTTTCATTTTGAAACACGGCGCGAACGTAATCGGGTTGTGCATTGCCGTGTGCTTCGCCAATAAAAGGGTTATGGTTGCCTAGCACGTAGTCTGCAAGGTGCCAATTCTTATAATTGCTAAAGGTCGCGTTACTGGCAATATATTCTGTTTTTTCGGCGTGTGAATTAAAAACGGCATCGCTGTGTTTGAATACATGATCTATGCCTTTTTCACCTGTAGCTGCACTATGGCAAGCATTGCAATCGGTAAGGGCACCGCGCATCGATTCACCCGCGTCATTCACCACAACTTTAGAGGCATCGTGTGGGTCTAGGATAAAGTACTCCCAGTGCGCGCCTTCGGGATTGAATTTTCCGCCGCGCTTCACCATGGCAACGAGTTGTTCGACTTTGCCATCTTTTGTGATTTCTTTAATCAGTGTTGTACCTGTGGGGTAGTGCATGTTGCCGTGCTTGTCGGGGTAAGCCAATCGTTGTTTTTGGAAGGTGCGGCGTAAGTCGGCGTTATCGATATGAGCCCAGCCGTCTAAATTCTGTGGGGTGGTGTTGTAATCAATTAATTCCCAGTTTTTATAGTCTTTAAAAATATGAGTATCTATCTCGTATTCGCTGCGGGCAAAGACAAAGTCGTTGCCTCCGTTACCGGCAAGCTCATGGCAAGATACACAGTTTTTGTCGGCTGGGCTTTGGCCTTGAGCCAAGACCGATTTTAAATCGTTGTCTAAAATAAACCATTCCCAACCTTCCGCATAATCGTAAGCGCTGCCACCGCGTTTCACCATGGCTAATAGCCCGCCGGTGGGTGCGAGTGTTTTTATCAAACCGTGTTCGCTATGGGCAAAAGTGAATGTCTCTTTAACGATAATAGAGCCAATCGCAAATTCGCTATCGCCTTTGCTTTGGTAAGCGGTAGCGTTCATAAAGGTTTTGCGCATGTAATCGTCGCTGTTACTCGCCTCGCCTAAATGTGCACCGCCGAGGTATGGGTGCGTTGCGCCAATGCTGTAATCCGTTTCATGCCAGTCGCTGTAACCTATAAAGTCGCTAATTACGGCTTTAAATTCGTGGGGGGCAGGCGTGCTACTGGAGTGCCCGTGGGACATCATTGAATGCGCTTCGCTGCTAGAGCTTGGCATCATACTCGATGAGTTTTGGTGCAACGCGCTGGAGGATGACATTGCCATGGACGAAGAGTCGCCCACACTAACGGTAATCGGTTTGCCGTCGCAAGCGACGATAGTGGAGGCGAGCAATGCCACGCTGGCTAATTTCGCCAATGGAGCTTTGCCTTTTATTGCAAAGTGCTTCATGTTTGAGTCCTTTTGGTGTGTGCGTGTAGTTTGTTACACGCGGGGCTTTCTATTTGTTGTATAAGCAAGCCAAATAACACGGGCTGTCAGCCTTATTGGCTACAGTTGTGTAACACCGCTGTTTCAGAGTTCCTCAATAAAAGCGTAATTTAATTTGGGGAGGGGGGGGCTGTTATACGGTTTGCGTTTTCAGGTGAGCTTCCCATGTATTATGCGCAAGCCTTTTATTTATCGACCTAAAACAAAATAGATCTTTATGAATACACTGATTTTTAATGTTAACGATCTCGCGTTACTGTTGTTAATTGCGCAAAGTGGCTTGTTAACGTTGATTTTATTACTGGTGCGGGAAAAGGCCGGAACAGGTAACGGCTTGTTGGCGGGCTTATTAATGGCTTTTGCATTACAGGCATTAGATACCTTGATGTACTGGAGCTTGCCGCTTAAAAGTGCAGTGGCTAGTGCGGGGGTATGGCCGTTTTGGTTATTTAAGTGGGTGCCGTTTGTGCAGGGGCCGCTGTTGTATGCCTATGTGCGCACGCGTATTGCGGGAGATAGCCTGAGCTGGCGGCGCGACAGCAAGCATTTTATACCGGTATTACTTTACCCATTATTAGTAGCTGTGATTTTTTGGCAGTTGCGTGGCGGTAATTTGGAGCAAGGCATTTATGCCTATGGCGCATGGTTCGCAAGCGAGGTTTTTA
Protein-coding regions in this window:
- a CDS encoding efflux RND transporter periplasmic adaptor subunit — encoded protein: MRTIGFLILVITLGAVGWRYYSSTSEKPRPNSAPGVVLHTVTTKTMTQSLQAIGTTESLESIDVTSTITERVTALPMQEGQSVTQGTVLVELQKAEEQALLQGAQIELKEQLREYDRIEDLVRKKSIPSSELDSRQSLIDQARARIAEINARLAERQLVAPFDGVLGLRNLSVGALARPGDVITTLDAIDKLHINFDVPEKHLSLMTTGKTLTAHSAAYPKENFTGVIETLDSRVDPVSRSIRVRATLSNEGRKLRPGMLLTLDIINAQRPALLVPEQAVFMRGDQHFVYTIDQNNTASETAVKIGERQKGQVEIIDGLKTGQNIVLQGLLKVQPGIKVSPQIEEWRSNAA
- a CDS encoding cytochrome P460 family protein, which codes for MKHFAIKGKAPLAKLASVALLASTIVACDGKPITVSVGDSSSMAMSSSSALHQNSSSMMPSSSSEAHSMMSHGHSSSTPAPHEFKAVISDFIGYSDWHETDYSIGATHPYLGGAHLGEASNSDDYMRKTFMNATAYQSKGDSEFAIGSIIVKETFTFAHSEHGLIKTLAPTGGLLAMVKRGGSAYDYAEGWEWFILDNDLKSVLAQGQSPADKNCVSCHELAGNGGNDFVFARSEYEIDTHIFKDYKNWELIDYNTTPQNLDGWAHIDNADLRRTFQKQRLAYPDKHGNMHYPTGTTLIKEITKDGKVEQLVAMVKRGGKFNPEGAHWEYFILDPHDASKVVVNDAGESMRGALTDCNACHSAATGEKGIDHVFKHSDAVFNSHAEKTEYIASNATFSNYKNWHLADYVLGNHNPFIGEAHGNAQPDYVRAVFQNEKAHKMLHDAYYPIGSVIIKETFSTTKGIKKLADAGGVLAMVKRGGNFNPDHNGWEWLELTHEGKISKRSAELKNGACNVCHAKATGSAGIDYSFTKPSEVTTTIHDLKHFKTWPLIGDEKGTGSVHGGHNRKTYKKQGHASPYIFKEGQYPVGTTFVKQVFDSTGNTTRIVAMVKRGGDYDPANNNWEWFILNNDASSITSQGPSLSPTCTSCHAKAAANRGMDYVYPHANDPVPAPH